The Triticum aestivum cultivar Chinese Spring chromosome 5A, IWGSC CS RefSeq v2.1, whole genome shotgun sequence genomic sequence acgcgctactactattacgagcagctatagcgattttctgcagaaaccgctactgctaccttgactagctgtagctctttttcacgaaagcgctactgctataaccagtttcccttttttcttttcctcagcataataggaacatatatattacatcattggacccttgcataataatggctaagtgtgtatacaaaataggaacatatatatatattacatcattggacccatgcataataatggctaattaagtgtgtatacaaaataggaacatatatttccattttgcaaaagcatgaaatattaatcacacctctatctcaagatcgagcacacggtggagatgatgatgtagggaggtcaaaagtgcacaaagctcttcttgacaaagaaagatctagttagggggcaaataggtcacttaactaaatgctacatctacctagctagctaatttgggaggagacaatttcaactagtggaggggggaggaaaaagagaaaggagatgaattaatggaggtggtgtagttatagctaggagtaatgaagagagagaaaggtaggtagaagagggagagtaatggggggagaagtattgaggaagaagaagagtgagagagggaggatgtgggaggtaggggaaagggaggagaggagatggggaggggaggtggaaaaggtggtgggtgttgcgtcttagcagtagcgcgggagagaaAGTGCATtgctgctaagagcgtagcaacagcgcgctttcctgtcacgcgctactgctaaacgggccaaccctgtgcacaatttcaaaattagcagcagtgaggtgacaaaaaagcgcgctgctactatggcattagcagcagcgcgctcccTGGTGCCGCGCTACTAGTAAACTTAtgtcgttgtgtactgtcggtggatttttgtagcagcgcggtttaagcgtcacgcgctactgctaagtttgcaccagtagcgagctttccgtagccgcgctgctactacttagcagcatcgcctgtttttatgccgcgctgctactaagattctgtgtataaggttttccctagtagtgtagtgccttttcagatgcagactgggcagggtgTCCTGATGATCGAAGGTCCACTGGGGGCTTTGCAGTCTTTTCTGGTGGTAACTTGATTTCTTGGAGTGCACGCAAGCAAGCTACCGTGTCCAGGTCGAGTACTGAAACTGAGTATAAGGCCTTAGCAAATACCACTGCTGAGATCATTTGGGTACAAAATCTGCTGACAGAATTGGGCATTCGTCAACCACCTGCAGCGTCActttggtgtgacaatcttggtgctaCCTATCTCTCTGCCAACCCTGTTTTTCATGCTAGGACAAAGCACATCGAAATTGATTATCATTTTGTTCGTGAACAGGTTGCAAACAAGCTTCTGAATATTCGGTTTGTTCCTACTGGTGATCAAGTAGCGGATGGCTTCACTAAGCCACTATCACTGCGGCAGCTGGAGGTTTTTAGATGCAATCTCAACTTAGACAGTtgtgattgagggggagtgttaaacaTTGTAATGTATGTCACGGTGTTGTTATGAACCGTGGTTAGCTTAGGGCGTGGTGTACATGTGTTGTATATTGTTAGGATAGGTTAGGTTGTTGAGATATGATCATATAGTTAGCTTGGAGATCAATCCACACTTAACCTAATCCTAACTACTTATAAGCCGCCGGCCTAGGCCTTTATAACATGCAACGCGCCCCTGCATAACGCACGCGCTTCCAGCTATTCTCACAGGAGGCTCTACTGCAAAGGAAAGAGCTACTACAGGAAGATCTGCATAAGAAAGCCTTCTTGGCTAGAGAGTGGGCAAGGAGATTCTTGATCCCGGGAATGTGTGTGACCTTTGAAAGAGTTGTGGCGTGAAGCAATATTGAAGAAATCTGCAAGTAGAGGTATGATCCTCCAATGTCGTGGATTTTCAAGTAAATTCCTTGCTTCAACAGCATCAACCAATGTCCTGCAACAAGAAAAGAAGGAAATTGAGTTCGAACCCAAGGCCTTGATAGCCGAAGCAGTGAGAAGTAAATGTACGAATTTGTGCCCTTCAACTATATCCAAATATTGCTTGTTAATTATTCATGAACCTCTTTGTGCAAACATGCTCTGTGTAAGCACGGAATTATTATCTTTGATAGATGGAGTTGCTTATTGATGGAATTAATGTCTATAAGCTAGTCGACATTGTAATATCAATGCTGGAATTAATTCTTGCTGGATTATATACTTAAGGGTTTGCTTGATGAGGCTGGTCGACTAATATTGGAATACAATATACATATATTGGAAATATTACGTGGGAACAATTAATTAGAAGGGAACTAGGTTGATGGTCAAAATACATCCCTGACTCTACATAATTAGTCGTTAGCGCACAACTAACATGTGTCTAGTAGTGTTCAATTAAAGGTGAATTATATTCTAGTTGTTAATCGCACCTGGACTCTATTTGGAAACAGGTTAGTTTAAACTTGAAAGCTTATCGACTCTAGATTTAGCAGTATAAGTGGGCCCCATCCTCTCTCGAAACAGGCTTACCCCTAGCAACCACACGGAACACCTGCTGGGGCAAACAACACATCAAGCCCAAAAGAAAAGAGAAACTAATGCCAACAACGGCAACTCAACGAAACACGGATGACCAACCACCATTGCGCCCTCCGGAGTTGTCCCACCACACTCCTAGTACTCCGAAATGCCGCGTATCAAGCAACAacttcaagaaggaatgcgacgacgacgacgctgctgcccggatatgtcctagggtttccctagCACCTTCGAGAGGGGAAAAGCAGGGGGCGCCTGGGCCTTGCCGGGTGACGCACACCGGTGATGGCGGGGGGAGAGGGCgtcgggagggggaggggggcatccTGATCGCGAGAGGAAGGAAGACAGCGGCACACCGATAAGGCGGAGGAATAGAGGGTATGCTTAAACCCTAAGTTTTTTCTTAACAGTAAACCCATAGCTTCTGCTGCAAAATATAATAAATATTCGGACTGCCGCTTGACTGAAAATCGAATGATTAGAATATTCATTTTTAGGAGCACTCCAAATAATGCCTCATTTCCTGCCACGGCTGGATTAAAGGCCACATCAACATATTCGTAAATACAAATTTGTGCATGTTTTTCCTTTTTGAATTTGATACAGTTTTTCTTTCCATCTTCCTCGGTATTCTCCTTTAAACCAGCGTTTAGCATGGCTTTTGTGGCGTAAACTATGTGCAAAGGGGTCCAAACTTTCTTTTTGAATACAAGATCAATGCTAGTTATCCGAATATTTTAAAGAAGAGTGAAGACGGTGGCTTAGGTCAAGTTGAGCTTGGCAGCTGCTGCAGCAAGAGACGCAGCATCAGCCAAGAATTCTTGGGTCgcaaaaagaagagaaagaaaacgCGAACACAACCAAGCGTTGGGCCATAACTTCTCAGGTCGCAAAAGGCAGTGAAGGCTGAGGCCCATTTTGGTTGAGTTCGGTCGGGAGTCGGTACCCTTCTTCCTTGCTGTCCAAAGGCCGAAACCCTCGACCAGTGCGGCGGCCACTTTCCCCTCCGTCCTTCTCGTCTCCGGCGATTGCCTGCCCGCCGTCAGCGCTCTCGGTAAGACCAACTCCTCCGTCTCCTCGGCACGCAACCCCATCTGAATCCATCGTCAATTTGGCTCCCTCGCTTGCTCACGCCGTCTATTTACCGCAGCGATGTCGCCCTCGAGGCCGCGCCCAACCATCTCCAGCTCCGGTGACCTGCCCGCGGACGCGCTGTACGAGGTCCTTCTCCGCATCCCGGCCAAGGACCTCTGCCGCCTCCGCGCTGTCTGCCCCGCCTGGCGCGCCCTCACCTCCGACCCGCTCTTCGTCGCGGCGCACAAGTCCCGCCACCGTACTGCGCCCCCGCTCCTCGCCATGGGCTACCGCGACGGCAGTGGAGTTAGCGGCGTTGCGATTTCGGATTTGTCGGGCAACGTCGTGAAGCGGATTCCAAGCACCGGGTATGAGATTGTTGGGGTGAACAAGTCCGGTGATCCCATTGGCCGGTTCACAAGCAAGAACGATAGCATCTGTGTTGTGCGCACGCGGTTAGACCTCGTCTGTTTCAACTGGATTGATTACCCTCAGGCCTTCTCGGTGCTGAACCCGGCCACTGGAGCTACCATCGACTTGCCGACGGGCCGCTCGGAGGAATTGGAACATGAGCTAGAGGTGGAGGGAATAGACAAGTGGTGTTGCCAAGTCGAGTCGTGTGCTTTTGGGCAGGTCTCCTCTACCAGAGAGTACAAGGCGCTCCGAGTCTTTAGAATTGATGACCGGCAGGTATGTGAAGTTATCACCTTTGATGGCACCAACCATGGAAGCTGGAGGAGAAAGCAGGACCCTCCCTCCCATATCTGTACCAGTCGCAATATGAGACATGCGGTCATCGATGGTGTGGTGTACTTCCTGATGGATTTTTGTTCCTCTTATTTTGAAACTGGGGGTGTTACCATTGAACCTGGTAGCGTAGCTTCCTTCAACCTCGAGACGGAGGAGTGGAGTGTTCTACGTGGTCCAGAACAGGTGCAGAGTTTTGTGCAAGACAACGAGAATTACCATTACATACAACTTGGACTTGAGTTATCAGTGGCTGAGTTGAATGATTGCTTAGTTATGGTTCATGATATCCATAAGGTATCTATGAACTTGTGGTTTTTGGCAGATTCCGAGAAAGGTATGTGGGTCAAGAAATACATCATGCCTTCACATGTTGCTAGGCCTCGTCTATACCCTCTTCTGGTATTAGATGATGGGAGAATTTACTTCAGCGGGAAGGATTATCTGCAAGGTTTCCTTAGTAGTGGAGAGCCAGGAGGGGGATTTCTGCTTAGTTATGATCCAAGAAATGACTCCGACGCACTAAAACTGAAAGGTTCCCAATCCATTGGCATTTACACAGGAAGCCTGCTGAGTTTATAGAGTAGCTGTCAATGATGAGGTGAATGATGCAACTGGCTGGGTAATGTCAACAATTAGTGAGACAATGTACTGATGCATGCATCAATGGAAAAGTACTTTGCCTTCAAAGTATATTATGTTAATCTCTGATATATTTTGCATGAGAAGATTTGCAGTCTTCTTTGTATGTTGGAATTTTATTAGAACTAAGGACGTTGATAGAGTATGATGCCTCATGTTATCATACCAAATTATAAAGCTGCAAGTTGTAGTATGGCATTAAGGTTCCTTGAGAATTCTCTTAAAAAAAGGTTCCTTAACGCATTGGTGTCAGTCAATCACAGATATTGTTTGACTGTTAATCTTCTGTCTTGAGGCTTGCTTTCTTTTGTCTCCATTCTTTTGCTGGATTTTGTGCTTGTAATCCGCTCCAATTTTGAAGTGGCAAAAATTGACAAATTCACAATGAATAGATTTTCTGTTCTTAGCTACGAACCCAGGACACTGATCTGGAGGCAGCTCATATTGAATGAATATTTGAAATGAGTAAGTGTAATCTCTGGCTCTGGTAATTTGAAAGCTTGCTTCTCCGCTACTTCCATGTAAAATGGGATTATCAAAGCTTACTGTACGGATATTGCTCTTGTGAGTGCGGGAGTCTCTTCCAATTTTAGACCTGCacttgtgtggatgctatatagaAGTTGTTCTCTAGTATCTCCCTATTTATTTGTTTTATGAAACTTGGAGCATATATTAAGTGCGGAAGAAACTCGGAATATTTCTAGGAAGCACTTCCGACACGTTTGGTTTGCGCTCAGGTAACATATCCAGATTATGTAGTCATCATGGAAAGAATGAGACTGTATCCCTTCCAATTTAGAAAGGCTACTGGTCAATCTGCGTTTAACAAGATACAAGACCTGAGTTGTTGCCACTCACTCGCATAGAATAGACCATGAAGTTCGCGATATGCTAAATCTCTTAAATAACTTTTTTGTACTGCAGGTTACTTGATAAGATAATCGTCTATAGTTGTAAATTAACTCTATAAGGGAGGGAACCAAAAGATATTGCCTTTGATGGTTGTCAGTTTGAAGTTGGGCAATATATAGAGAGAGCTAACATGCACAGAAGTTCCTTATCATTTCACCCTGTATTGTGTTCAACTATATCTACTACAGACTATAGTACAATTCACTTTCTCTACATGCCCTATATTGACATACATATTGTTTTGTGCTAGAGAGTAAAGATAAATATTCAACTTTGATTACAATGCTCAGTTTTTTGTGTTTCCATGTCGGTAGTTTTGCTACACTGTAGGAGTGATAGTCCATATGGCAACTATTGTAGTGATTAGATCATCACAGTGACTATGCGAGGGGCTTTCAAAAAGCAGTTCAAGAGAAAATCTGTTTGGACTTGGGAGATGTTCCATGGACTTCTGTTTTTGGTTCTTTCAATTGTCATTCAAAGTACTACTATTCTCCAATAGAAGATACTTTTACTTTTCACATTTTGTTCCAAGCAAGTTTAATCTCTTTACCTTTGTACCATCTGCTATCCAGTTAGTGCATGTTTGATGCATTAATTCTCTCTTCTCGTATGAGCATGCCAAAGTTGTTTGCTTTGTCAAATTTCTTCCTGGAAGGCTCGAACATAGCAGGGCTTTGTACCATTTCTGTTTACAAATATAATATAGCTAGAATGAAATAAATATGTAGCAGCAGATCAGTTTGTGTGGTTTGAAATGATTACT encodes the following:
- the LOC123107544 gene encoding F-box/kelch-repeat protein At3g23880, whose translation is MSPSRPRPTISSSGDLPADALYEVLLRIPAKDLCRLRAVCPAWRALTSDPLFVAAHKSRHRTAPPLLAMGYRDGSGVSGVAISDLSGNVVKRIPSTGYEIVGVNKSGDPIGRFTSKNDSICVVRTRLDLVCFNWIDYPQAFSVLNPATGATIDLPTGRSEELEHELEVEGIDKWCCQVESCAFGQVSSTREYKALRVFRIDDRQVCEVITFDGTNHGSWRRKQDPPSHICTSRNMRHAVIDGVVYFLMDFCSSYFETGGVTIEPGSVASFNLETEEWSVLRGPEQVQSFVQDNENYHYIQLGLELSVAELNDCLVMVHDIHKVSMNLWFLADSEKGMWVKKYIMPSHVARPRLYPLLVLDDGRIYFSGKDYLQGFLSSGEPGGGFLLSYDPRNDSDALKLKGSQSIGIYTGSLLSL